The Ooceraea biroi isolate clonal line C1 chromosome 11, Obir_v5.4, whole genome shotgun sequence genome includes a region encoding these proteins:
- the LOC105280572 gene encoding pro-resilin isoform X2 yields the protein MGSIVRQILLALMVSTSLVHCEPPLSNQYGVPGNYAGGGQHGAQGGHGGGGFGGRYEDNQDYIDNEPKSYEFGYSVKDQATGNDFGRRESSDGETVRGEYRVQLPDGRTQIVTYTADWRTGFHADVRYEGTATYPDQYNTQGGYNTQGGYNAQGGYNAGGQGFGGYQGNHIGGGYSGGGNQGAYNYQSGGAGHYNNGNNYQFGSNSLESSSSYNSFGARNTYSGVPSPTYGPAFH from the exons ATGGGTTCAATAGTGCGACAG ATATTGCTCGCTCTTATGGTGAGTACCAGTCTCGTTCACTGCGAGCCACCCCTCAGCAACCAATATGGAGTCCCCGGAAATTACGCGGGTGGAGGTCAACATGGGGCACAGGGCGGTCATGGGGGAGGCGGATTCGGAGGTCGTTATGAAGATAATCAGGATTACATCGACAACGAG CCAAAATCCTACGAGTTCGGGTACTCCGTGAAGGATCAAGCTACCGGAAACGATTTCGGCAGGCGGGAGTCGAGTGACGGCGAGACCGTTCGCGGCGAGTACCGGGTACAGCTTCCGGATGGCAGGACACAGATCGTCACTTACACCGCCGATTGGCGAACCGGCTTCCACGCGGACGTCAGGTACGAGGGCACCGCGACTTACCCGGATCAGTACAACACGCAAGGCGGGTACAACACGCAAGGCGGGTACAACGCACAAGGCGGGTACAACGCCGGCGGCCAAGGTTTCGGAGGCTACCAAGGAAACCACATCGGAGGCGGATATTCTGGTG GTGGCAACCAGGGCGCTTACAACTATCAATCAGGCGGTGCAGGACACTACAACAACGGCAACAATTACCAATTCGGTTCTAATTCCCTAGAGAGCAGCAGTAGTTATAACAGTTTCGGTGCGAGGAATACTTACTCCGGCGTACCGTCGCCCACATACGGTCCTGCTTTCCATTAG
- the LOC105280573 gene encoding pro-resilin produces the protein MNSHQLAKLVLVLSCIGSDVLAGLLPGGGGGGGTGVSGYQYGRPGGGGFGGGGGGGFGGDTGFGVGGYRGRPTQAYGAPGGGDVFGRPGTGSAFGGQPSHHRYPQFGDGGSGGYQDGGAGGYQGGGGGFGGGGHGGGYGGGYGGRDGGRPRPYSFHYEVVDPPSGNDYSQHESSDGNVVQGEYRVLLPDSRTQIVRYMADDVNGYNADVQYEGQAQYSRGGGQGGYPGSGYPGGGGYQGGRGGGGYGGHGGGFGGPGGSYGGGGFGGDGASNQYLPSRFRK, from the exons ATGAATAGCCACCAG TTAGCCAAGCTGGTCCTGGTGCTGTCGTGCATCGGCAGCGACGTCCTGGCAGGTCTGCTGccgggaggaggaggaggaggcggtACGGGTGTGAGTGGATATCAGTACGGCCGACCGGGCGGTGGCGGattcggcggcggcgggggtGGTGGATTCGGGGGTGATACTGGTTTCGGCGTCGGTGGCTATAGAGGAAGACCCACTCAGGCTTATGGTGCACCTGGCGGCGGCGACGTTTTTGGCAGACCGGGCACAGGCAGTGCGTTCGGAGGACAGCCGTCCCATCACAGATATCCGCAGTTCGGCGACGGTGGCAGCGGCGGATACCAAGACGGCGGTGCCGGCGGTTAtcagggaggaggaggaggattcGGAGGTGGAGGCCACGGCGGTGGATACGGCGGAGGATACGGCGGGCGCGACGGCGGAAGG CCGCGACCATACAGCTTCCACTACGAGGTAGTTGATCCTCCGAGCGGCAACGATTATTCTCAACATGAGAGTAGCGACGGTAACGTCGTCCAAGGAGAATACAGAGTTCTGTTGCCGGACTCGAGGACGCAGATTGTCCGTTACATGGCCGATGATGTAAACGGTTACAACGCAGACGTTCAGTATGAAGGACAGGCTCAATATTCCCGCGGAGGTGGTCAGGGAGGATATCCAGGGAGCGGTTATCCAGGTGGCGGCGGTTATCAAGGAG GTAGAGGCGGCGGCGGTTACGGCGGACACGGGGGTGGCTTTGGCGGACCAGGGGGCAGTTACGGTGGAGGCGGCTTCGGTGGCGACGGCGCCAGCAATCAGTATTTGCCGTCGCGTTTCCGCAAATAA
- the LOC105280572 gene encoding pro-resilin isoform X1 yields the protein MGSIVRQILLALMVSTSLVHCEPPLSNQYGVPGNYAGGGQHGAQGGHGGGGFGGRYEDNQDYIDNEPKSYEFGYSVKDQATGNDFGRRESSDGETVRGEYRVQLPDGRTQIVTYTADWRTGFHADVRYEGTATYPDQYNTQGGYNTQGGYNAQGGYNAGGQGFGGYQGNHIGGGYSGAGGNQGAYNYQSGGAGHYNNGNNYQFGSNSLESSSSYNSFGARNTYSGVPSPTYGPAFH from the exons ATGGGTTCAATAGTGCGACAG ATATTGCTCGCTCTTATGGTGAGTACCAGTCTCGTTCACTGCGAGCCACCCCTCAGCAACCAATATGGAGTCCCCGGAAATTACGCGGGTGGAGGTCAACATGGGGCACAGGGCGGTCATGGGGGAGGCGGATTCGGAGGTCGTTATGAAGATAATCAGGATTACATCGACAACGAG CCAAAATCCTACGAGTTCGGGTACTCCGTGAAGGATCAAGCTACCGGAAACGATTTCGGCAGGCGGGAGTCGAGTGACGGCGAGACCGTTCGCGGCGAGTACCGGGTACAGCTTCCGGATGGCAGGACACAGATCGTCACTTACACCGCCGATTGGCGAACCGGCTTCCACGCGGACGTCAGGTACGAGGGCACCGCGACTTACCCGGATCAGTACAACACGCAAGGCGGGTACAACACGCAAGGCGGGTACAACGCACAAGGCGGGTACAACGCCGGCGGCCAAGGTTTCGGAGGCTACCAAGGAAACCACATCGGAGGCGGATATTCTGGTG CAGGTGGCAACCAGGGCGCTTACAACTATCAATCAGGCGGTGCAGGACACTACAACAACGGCAACAATTACCAATTCGGTTCTAATTCCCTAGAGAGCAGCAGTAGTTATAACAGTTTCGGTGCGAGGAATACTTACTCCGGCGTACCGTCGCCCACATACGGTCCTGCTTTCCATTAG